From Enterococcus mundtii:
TACTACCTAAAATATTTATATTACTTACTACCTTTATAATCTATTATTCACTACCTTAATACTATATATGTACTACCCTATGCATTTGTTACATACTACCTTAATTTTTTGTATTTTGTATTAAATACTACCTAAACTACAAATTACTTACTACCATATTAGCCTTTATACCTTCTTTAATTACTACCCACCTATGTGTTTCAAAAAAAGTTTACATTCGTTTCGATCTAAATGACTTATGTACATAATAGCTTAAGTAAAAGCAGTACTCTCAAAAAATATTTTTATGCTCATCGAAGTATGGTAGTAAATAATTATAGAATTTAAAGTAGTACATATTTATATTTTTAAAAATATCATTATATCGGCATCTTCGTAGGTAGTAGTTAATTAAATTTTTTGTAGCACTATTTATGGTAGTATGTTAATATTATTAAAAAGGTAGTAGATAATGCAAGGAGTGATATATCTTGTCAAAGAAATTCGTCATAGGTAATTTCAAAGGTGGAGTAGGGAAGAGTACATGTGCGCAAATGTTAGGGTTCGAAGCAGCTGTTGCAAAAAATCAAAAAACTTTAATCGTCGATCTAGATATGCAAGGAAATACTTCTGACGTAATGAGTTTAACCCATATGAACTTTTCTGAAGAAGAGGGTGGGGGAGACGGAGAGCCTCTTGATTACGAAAATACAATAACCGATGTACTAATTGGAAAAAAACCTATCGATTTAAGTCTTGAATTGGATGGGGAAGTCGACTGGAATAAGATAGTAGATAATGATACTCGAGTTAATCCTAAAGATGCTGTATATAAGGTAGTAGATAATTTATATATCTTACCCGCAGATATGAGTTTTGAACTTTACGACGATTGGATCAAAGATCAGTTCTCGGATTCCGCTGATAAGCTTGTTTATATGCAAAAAAGATTAGGACCGTTACTTGATGAGTTTGACGTTGTATACCTGGACGTACCACCATCAATTTCTATTTATAGTAAGTCTGCGATGTATATAGCTGATTTTGCGATTGTTGTTCTTCAGACTCAGGTTAAATCGATGAGAAATGCCATGCAGTATTTAGAATATATGGATTTCTTCGTTGACGGGTTTGATACGTCTCTAAAAGTTGCAGGGGTGATTCCTTTTATGTTAGAGAGTGGAGACGCTGTCGATCAAGAAATGTATGCACAAGCACAACAAATATATGGCGATCATTTGTTGAAGAATGTTGTATTAAAGAATGCACGCTTAAAGCGATATGACGGATCTGGAATTACGATGGAATTAACTAAAGCAGGAAAACTAAAACAGTGGGATAGACGCTGTCATCATCTGTTTATCAATATATATGACGAGTTGCTTGAACATGAAGCCTGGTATGAGTAGGAGGTCACTTAAATGGCTGATATAAAAGATCTAGGTATTTTCAAAAATAATAAGGGGCTAGATAAAATTAGAGCAGGTACCTCAACTAAAAAAAATAAAAAAAAAATAAAATCTGAAACTCAATCTAAAGATACAGAGAAAAATATAGAAGTAGTAGAAACCAATCATACCAAGGAATCTATTCAAAAATCTCAGATAACCCCTACTAAAAGTACGGAAAAGAAAGCTATTCAATCTAAGAAAAAATCCGATGCATCAAAGAAGGTAAAAGGGGTAGGGGCTCCAGTAAGAAAATTCGATCGTTCTTTTTCTGCACAAATGCCTTTAAAACTATCGCCTATTTTAAACGCAACCTCTAGAGTCATGGTTGAAAAATATGAAACTAACTTAACTAGAGACGAGTTATTGAGAAAAGCTCTTGATGAATACATCAAACAACATCTAACTCAAGAAGATAAACAAGACCTTTTTAATAATGTTATGAGAGAAGTAGAAATGTTCAGAAAGAAAAAACCTACTATTCCTGAAACTGATATAGATGGTACTGTGATTCGAACAGTTGATGAAATCGAGGCAGAAACTAATACAATTATACGTAACAACTGGGGAATGAATTATAAACACTAAAAAGATACTACCATAATTTATAAATTATGGTAGTATCTTTTTATTTAAAATAATAGTAGTACATAATACAGTTCCAAATGCTCAGTATACCTCTTTCTTTTTATGAACTAGCTTTAGCTAGGTTAAACAACTGACAAATATAAACTAAATAACAGAGAAATGTCTTGCAATAATTGATTTTGTAGAGAGACATATATTAAAATAATTGCGAGGTGTTTTTGTATGTCAGAAATTCATTATGGACGTGGTTATGTCTATTCTATTCAATATCATCTTGTTTGGTGTGTAAAATATCGACATGATGTTTTGTATGGTCAGGTAGATATTGATGTCAAACAGTTTTTGAAACAAATTGCTGATGATAATAATATAAAAATTATGGAAATAGAATCAGATAAAAACCATATTCATTTACTCATTGAATGCACCCCACAACACTATATTCCTAGTATTGTTAAAGCATTTAAAGGCGTATCCGCTAGACTGCTGTTTAAAAAACATCCTGAACTTAAACAACTCCTTTGGGGTGAACATCTTTGGAATCCATGCTACTTTGTAGCTACTGTTAGCGAAAATACAGAAGAACAAATTAGAAAATATATACAAAATCAGAAAAAGAAAAGAGGTGAATCCGTATGCTACAACATAGGGCTTATAAATTTAGAATCTATCCTAATCAAGAACAAGAAATATTAATGACTAAAACTATTGGCTGTTCAAGATTTGTCTATAATTATTTTTTGAATTTGTGGAATCATGAATATACGACTATTGGAAAAGGATTATCTTATAATTCTTGTTCTGCCATGCTTCCACAAATGAAAAGAAATGCAGAGACAATTTGGTTAAAAGAAGTTGACAGCATTGCGATTTAATCCTCATTGAAAAATCTTTATGATGCTTTTTCTTGCTTCTTTAAAAAACAAAATAAACGACCACAATTTAAAAGTAAAAAACATCCTATACAAAGTTATACAACTAAAAATACGAATAATAGTATCGTAATTAGAAATAATTTCGTAAAACTACCTAAGTTAGGACTTGTTAAATTTGCGAAAAGTCAAGAGCCCAAAGGGCGAATATTAAATGCTACGATTCGAAAAAATTCGAGTGGTAAATTTTTTGTTTCTATCCTGTGTGAAGAAGAAATATTTGAGTTTCCTAAATCTAATTTCGCTATTAGAATTGATCTTGGTATAACTGATTTTGCAATCCTTTCTGATGGTGAAAAGATTGATAACAATAAATTTACGTCAAAAATGGCAAAAAAACTCAAACGTGAACAACGTAAGTTATCAAGACGTGCAATTATTAGTTAAAAAGAAAGGTATCAATCTCTTTGAAGCCAAGAACTACCAAAAACAAAAACGAAAAGTAGCACGACTACATGAAAAAGTAATGAATCAACGCAATGACTTTTTAAATAAGTTGAGCACAGAGATTATCAAAAACCACGATATTATCTGTATCGAAAACTTAAATACAAAAGGTATGTTGCGTAATCATAAACTAGCAAAAAGTATTTCGGATGTTTCATGGTGTAGTTTTGTGACTAAGTTACAATACAAAGCTGACTGGTACGGTCGGAAAATCATCAAAGTAGATAAATGGTTTCCATCTAGTCAAATCTGTTCAAATTG
This genomic window contains:
- a CDS encoding ParA family protein, translated to MLSKKFVIGNFKGGVGKSTCAQMLGFEAAVAKNQKTLIVDLDMQGNTSDVMSLTHMNFSEEEGGGDGEPLDYENTITDVLIGKKPIDLSLELDGEVDWNKIVDNDTRVNPKDAVYKVVDNLYILPADMSFELYDDWIKDQFSDSADKLVYMQKRLGPLLDEFDVVYLDVPPSISIYSKSAMYIADFAIVVLQTQVKSMRNAMQYLEYMDFFVDGFDTSLKVAGVIPFMLESGDAVDQEMYAQAQQIYGDHLLKNVVLKNARLKRYDGSGITMELTKAGKLKQWDRRCHHLFINIYDELLEHEAWYE